The Gigantopelta aegis isolate Gae_Host chromosome 3, Gae_host_genome, whole genome shotgun sequence genome segment atcccgcaaaaaccaggtagattgtgtttctctagttctaaggctcattcctgacgttacgcgttaagtattacgtaaccaccagctcgccagagggcgtactcactgagatggtacaaaatggctccGCCcgttatatactagtataatagccatcacatttaaccgttttattaattaactatacgattatacgtgttaatattaagcaataatgtgcattatatatcgttgaatatgcataccaggccagatgccttaattgtcctctcctttaacataaaatatgttatttcaaTCTGTCTTCCCCAGGAAAGGTGAGTGATCACTCCCGCTCTCCTCCACACTCACATGGAAAGCTTTAGCAGAGTGAAAAACTGTTCGCCTTGCAAAAATAATTTGCcttgcaaaaataattttaatacattttatgtgaatTTGTGTGATTGCTCGCCTAGCTGGCTGGCGAAAataatagcccaaatgggcccactgacgggaatgcCGTATGTACAAAAAACCAAAgcagggtacccccaaaaatggaactcgGCATGCGAATTTCTGTAAAAATtagggttgctaataaaaacattcagcAAATctttaaatggtatgtgaccccccattttcttacatgtagattaaatgtgaggtggcACACTTTTTATTGGTGCACTGCCTGGGTGAGTTGATTCGGTGCTTATATCAggtttattagtaaacgttaacattatcggtaatatgaattgatttggtACAATGGAACCTATATACACGGCAGCGGGAACTAGAACAAATGCGGAAGTGTAAAATATTTGCAGGGGAGTACACATTGTAAATTGTTCGCcctataatgttattatttattaagaatAAAGACAaactattttacatttatatttgtaacctattttattaaaatgtattattacatgttttcTATCAACATGTATTATGAACTGTCGAAATTAGtatcattatttaatattttacaataactTGTCCCTTACGAATAATAAACGTTGCAGGTGCGTGCCGCCATTTGATAATAATTTGAGGCCTTTGTGAAAATCCAAAACATCTGGACCGTgttgtgtaaaatatattttataaatcgAATAGTATAgactattgttttttaatatgtcgATTGGTGTACCCATTAAAGTTCTGCATGAAGCAGAAGGACACATAATTACTTGTGAAACAACAACAGGAGAAGTGTATCGGGGGAAGCTTGTCGAAGCTGAGGATAATATGAACTGTCAAATGGCTACCATAACTTGCACAGGCAGGGACGGCAGTGTGTCCCAGTTGGAAAACGTGTATATTAGAGGCAGCAAAATAAGATTTTTGATATTGCCAGATATGCTTAAAAATGCACCCATGTTTAGAAAAGTTGGAGGAAGTAGAGGTGGTGGTGGAGCAGGAAGGGGGAAATCCGCCATTCTTCGTGCACAAGGTACACATTGTATACAACTAACAACATTATTTTGCATGAACAGAACCAGTGCACCttgggaaaaatatccgcccggtcccccctttaccctaaccctaaccctaaccttaactccaGCCATAACCCTAAACcgtaactaaaaataataatggaggggaccgggcggatattataccgcACCTTGCAGATGCACAACTTTTAAATTCACACTCAATTGGGGAAAGGAGTGGGAGTTTACCAGGCCCCAAAGGGGCAAAGTTGTCGGCCTGTAAATCTTTTAAGGTGTGAGCTAGTAGTAGGGGGTTTCTGCGAATTACTGTTTGACATATATATTGTCAGGCCTCGTAGCAGTAGGTTTTACAAATGATGTTTATGATAAgaggtataatatccgcccggtgtCCCCTCCCCCGTATTATTTTTGGTGGATATTTTTTCGGCATTATAGCCGTATTTAACCAATAAAAAATGGCGATATTGTGATGGTCATTAGTACAATCTTGAACTAGATCAGCAACCAGGGTAAACCAGTCGCAGTGACCCTATTAttaaccagggcttctagaatttgtttaaaatccactagccatgggaccattgatttttaaaatttactagccacaattaaaaattcactagccctactttactttaagttaatacaattttacaatctaattaaaattagctccactattacatgtggatctaacaccagccagttggagctcatgtccaccaatcaaaaccttacttgcagaatcctgccagtgatttaaaaataatttgaaaacattccgaattatcctgagggtatatgacatgtttcgtgtgaattacgaatgccttaaaacatgtgttattttataaaataaataatttgtaatgcaaaactgaagactgatttagttgggggtttttttaataaataaataaataatttttaatgtaaaattgaagactgataacctaccccgtatgtattggtatggtttgctgtactgcggccactaaaatagattcgcccgatatttttagaatttgtttgcTCCCAAATAacacgtattggtatggttcgctgtactgcggccaatAAAATAgattcgcccgatatttttagaatttgtatgctcccaaataatgttataaaaggcgaagtgtgattggtcaatatttaaattattatttacagacgaaatgttacgtggacattggggactacgcagtgttgttagttttaaagtaaagtttgttttatttaacgatgccactagagcacattgattttttatcttatcatcggctattggacgtcaaacatatggtcattctgacactgtttttagaggaaacccgctgtcgccacatatgctactctttttacgacaggcggcaagggatcttttatttgcacttcccacaggcaggatagcacaaaccatggcctttgttgaaccagttatggatcactggtcggtgcaagtggtttacacctacccattgagccttgtgggtttggagtcggtatttcgattaaaaatcccatgcctcgactgggatccgaacccagtacctaccagcctgtagaccgatggcatgccaccgaggccggttgttagttttaaatcactggcaggacatgagctccaactggctggtgttagatccacatgtaatagtggagctaattttaattagattgtacaattttactaaataatagaaataatcagctatgtcacctaaaaagagagagatagcTTAGAAACACTAATATTGGACGTTGGAGtagggtcaggatattcatatttacaaaatagacttaactgcaacatttgacatttttgttttcactagccgtctggcatggcaattgtagttatttactagcccaacactgaatatcactagccatgggagtggggcgaccataatctagaagccttgtatTAACTGTAATTTCGAATCGGATAGTGACAGTGACGACAGTGTCAGTGATAGTGACAGTATCAGTATCCACTGTTCCTCATATGAGGAAGATGGCACAGTTTCCCACTCacgacatatatacacataaaagactaatattataaaattaatggtaaGAGATTACCTTGCATTTATTCACAAATAGTTATGCACGCatgatgtgttttatataataggTCGAGCCTATGTTTTGGTAACTTATTACAATAGttctaatcattattatttttattttttttgtatacatatacatgtatgcgtACTTTTTACTTACCATTGCCACTCTTGTTTCtcaaaattaagttttttggggtttttttaaattataaagaaaaaaacctggttatgcaaaccaaaataggttatgcaaaatcttTTGGCATAACTCCTTTTCAggttatgcaaatttttaatttgtgcagCCCTGTAATCTGTAGATGGGTTACCAGGTACTATTCTTATTTCAATGTTTGCCAAACTGTTGAAGATATGGAACTTGAAATTCCTTCATTTGGTATCGTTTTTAATATTCGCAGCCAAAATTGAGAGATGTCATATGGGAATCTTAATTTGACATAGCAGAAGGCTGATGCAAAATAGTTGCCCTATGCTATTAATCTTTACCATGATCATCAGAATTATATGGTCACTATGAAAACCGACCATATGTACATTTTTACCAAAGCTATAAAAGTGAAAATTTAACAAgtaaatgtatttgtaataatgAATCTATAAATTAATACACAAATCATGCGTAAATAAGTTCATATTTCTTAAAACCTATGTAATTGTCACTCAACACCTATTTAACACGTTAGCATGGTATAAGCAGACCTAGCTCAAGCAGTCgacaaattcaccaattgcaaattttattttaatttgatcaaTTTTATGTagtaattgacattttttttgaaaataaccgttgaattctgcaattttttaagtttaatagacaatttggcgaaatgatttgctaacccagagctagccctgtataaATTAGAAATTCATTGAGCCTCGTAGGAACATAGCAAAGATGATAGAGATAAGGCCCACTTTCCATTAACTTAATTCGCACACATTTTATAGTGTGCGTTTCTGCACACGGAAGTGTACTTTTCCATATCTTCATTTTCACAGATTACTGTACAAAGTTTACATTGTCAGGTGTACTTTAAGCCAAAAGTAGATGTTTCACTTTATGATGTTGCCATGCTGAAAAACTAgtgcatgaaaaaaaaatcactcgtcaatacctttttcttttttttcagcttGTGGAATTGAGTATATGATAAAGGTCCTAGATGTAAATACGTTGTATCGATAAACTCGCGCACGgaaacacacacaatcacattAATCAGGGGTGGGCATTCTCCTCGTATctgcagttttcctctcatggaacattgcgtttccttgcagtttaatcgtcctttcctccaaaatatttcagatggcacagattttaacctaggatttcaagaatttccaggacccctctagatttcctctttttttttacagttcaccaattcccacccctgattaaGAAATGTTGCACTTTGACTAACATTGGGAGATATCATTGGGAGATATTTTttgctgtacatgtatatatgtattttgccACATACTCGAAACTATAAAATGTTATCTATTTCCGAGtattcaaaattgttaaaatgttacatttggATTTTGATAGCCATTGGTGTAATGTAAAATAAacgtgcattttaaaataaatttctatGGATTAATTAGCCTACAgccaaagttttttttatttctttgttcttttttccttcttctttcttcatagtttttcttttttttttttaagctgcCAGAGGTAGAGGACGATCTGGTGGTGGAAGAGGGAATGTTTTCCAGAGAAGACGCTGAACAGTTGAAGCGACCATTGCATATTTTGAATTCATTCATGAACAGTAAACCCATTACATGGACAGACTCCATTTTATTACGTGCATCATCTATCAAACCATTCCCATGTTCTGATAGTGTGGTATCATTCTGTATGTACATTATATGTTCAGTGAAATCATTCAACTTCATTTGTCCATATTGTTTTCATTGCTACAATTGTAAGCATTATTAAATgtagtaaaacaaattgtttttaattatttgttcttaaaggaggggacaattaaggcatttggcctggtatgcatattcaacgatatataatgcacattattgcttaatatcaacaagtataatcatatagttaattaataaaacggttaaatgtgacggctattatatataacgggcacagcctATTTGTACATctcagtgaatacgccctctggcgagctggtggttacgtaatacctaacgtgtcacgtcaggaattagtcttcgaagtgaagaaacaaaacatacctgatttttgcagatgcatcgcaatgttctgtagtaatatccatcctagtaagccagcaccaagtatatattattttttaatacaacataaaccaccattgtcaaagtgttgaaataactattatgtttcgtacataaattaacccacgtactgataCACTAATATGAGTGTTtttttggttaattggtcttttctttctgtggttcctgattggcaggtgtatattcagacggtccccagacacagTCTAGACACCCTAAAATGTCGTGCCTctttttattaagatcacagggtatcaTGTGGTAGCCGCACGGATACACCTCatatcgtaatggacattaccaaccgccctgctatattactgtaagtaattctgtaaaatgcttgattaagtagactttcccatctaaaatcacaaaactgaccaattacgtcgtcccaaagaaaaggaaaaaagaatcGCTTGGTtatcgtgagtggtagtttttgctcaAACGTGCCCTTCCATTAGTagtatgcattttattttttggattaaaaaaaaaatactataactcccatttcattctattgatgaaacctaaaatatatttagttagtttattatactatcaagtcatttatgcaagtcatttatgttttacaagtCGGGTCGATGAAAgcaaagcgccttgtcgtaaattagaacGTGTGTTTACACTGCATAgagaagatggacggagctgatgtcacttcgacccaagctataccaccggacgtcgcaaaaactaaacaaaatggctgcccccagttagcaggaataatcgtgggtttttattaattctaaaattacgcgttttttatttgttaaagtgttggtgatccgggtatgcatctttccaacacatacggctcttgttggagtttagtctacctttaatgaTAATATATCATAGTGAGAATTCTTTTGAATTTTGTTTGTATTCACAATTgtagtttatattatatataccagtGCTAAATCAGGGTGCcaaattgtgtttttaaaattgcagaaactgttattttctaaaacaaatgtcaaTTATTTTGGCAAGTGTCGGGCTAACGCTGTATATCTTTATTGTTTTGCATTAAAtccatttttatgttttacatataCATCATACTGGATTCTTCAAATTTGAAAGTAAACCcagaagttttgttttgtataattttaatgCAGTTGAAAAAACAATGTACTAAACTAATAACTACAgtcagtccctttaaacattaatttgactgAATGCACATTTTGAGGTGCAAACTATTGGCTAGAGAGAGTCAGTCAGTGCAGCATCTACTTGTTAAAATAGGATTATCCCCCTTTATAAGTAGTTTAATCAAAAAATTGTGGTGTAGTAAAAATGCACGGTTCACACTGCCAAATTAGTAGCCAATTGCCAATTTATATACAAAGAGGCTAATCATACAGTATTACTAATGTcttgtattttgtttatattgattatttaaaataattactaaagaatgaatgaatatttacatgtatacggaaatcaaaattatcaaagaaATCTTCTACAATACTGGCTAAAACATCACTGACGTCAGTCTTGGTGTGAGCCATGAAAATTTAGAAATAACAATGGACAtgaaacatttacaatgctgcATTGATTATTGTTGTAACCAGGATCCTGACTGGTGTATTggaggcaatggtatgtgctgtcttgtagAAATCTCCATAataaaaagaccccttgctgctaatggtggAGGGGGAATTGAGCAGGTTTCCTCAACTATATATCTGAATTACTGAATGTCTAACGTCAGTAGCGaatgattaatacatctatgtactttcccacagaccggaaagcgcataccacagccttttgactagttgtggtgcactggttggaatgagaaaaaactatCAATTTAATGGAtctgaggtggttcaatttTGCAATGCAAGAACcccaagtgagcactcaactgactaaCCCCCGGCGAAAAAGATCCATGTGAAGCGTGGCATCTGGTGGGTAAAAGAATAGAATGATAgaaaaattagtaaaaaaaaaaagccatgcCTGTAAAATTATGCATCTATGGATGTAACAAAAATATCTGCGTGTGACTCGCCATtatggtatgggggggggggggggggggggggggcgggacgtggcccagtggtaaagcgctcactcgatgtgcggtcggtctgggatcaattctcgtcgctgggcccattgggctatttctcgctccagccagtgcaccacgactggtatatcaaaggtcatggtatgtgttatcctgtctgggatggtgcatataaaagatcccttgctgctaatccaaaaaaagagtagcaacgaagtggcgacagcgggtttccattctgagtatcggtgtggtccttgaccatatgtccgacaccatataaccgtaaatttaacaaatgtgttcgagtgtgtcgttaaataaaacatttccttcctttccccATTATAGTATGTGCCTCCACACACACGCGCAccttcacgagcgtacaaactttaactattgcAAAAACTCGAATGTTGCGAACATTTCGGTGGGTAACGTTGAACATGTCGGTACCGTGTATGATGTTCATGACACTGTAACTTTTTCACCCCTGCGCATACTACCGATtaggaccccgttccacgatGCAATCTTATCGCTAAAATCACCGTAATTGCACAAGGTAGCAATGCATTTAAGGTATCTTCGGGCTAAGAACGCTTCGTGGAACGGCGCCCAGGTGGataatttgttgatttttaataTGCGCCCAATATTAAGGGCGAaaccagaatttttttaaaagacagcAAGTTTGAGTTTGTTAGACGAGTTCCCAAAGGGAGTGCGATCCGTAGGAGGGTACGGGAGCATGTATCtcggaatatttgttaaaagaTGCTCGGAGACTCGTTTTGTTAGCGGTTAGTGGTGTATATTGTGAATGATGACTTTTAGAAAATGAAGGAATGAAGCACACCAAATGATTCCTCCTGGAGCATTTGCTACAGCTCATCCAGAATCCGAGGTATTGGTCGTTACGCAATGGCACACTGAAGCATGTCCCAAACATGCTCTGGGATCAATCTCGCAAAAGATCGTAGGCCTAATTTTGCATGTAAAGAACGCACagtacaaacaatacattttGACGTACAATAGAAGCTTTGCATACATGAAATTTGAAaactttgataaat includes the following:
- the LOC121391984 gene encoding small nuclear ribonucleoprotein Sm D3-like, producing the protein MSIGVPIKVLHEAEGHIITCETTTGEVYRGKLVEAEDNMNCQMATITCTGRDGSVSQLENVYIRGSKIRFLILPDMLKNAPMFRKVGGSRGGGGAGRGKSAILRAQAARGRGRSGGGRGNVFQRRR